A window from Theobroma cacao cultivar B97-61/B2 chromosome 3, Criollo_cocoa_genome_V2, whole genome shotgun sequence encodes these proteins:
- the LOC18606912 gene encoding pentatricopeptide repeat-containing protein At4g19220, mitochondrial, which yields MGSCWAVRSFRHTSKAIFPGDFIGIRRSFFCSALLPQHQNFSIRIVVSCKLKNPILFIESYGLFPNAHPLFTVNSLHFSTVLQPSAKMPQREPHQQYTQFYNVLDLLKSSVGRPNLVTATTAHCSAIKIGALAHLPACTSLLTAYSRAKDFNSSLALFDEFDDKDIIFRNAIISAAVENKSYGVAMQFFVEMVEVGCGFDSITLLLAVSALSHMKYSIHGKSLHCLSIKVGMLCDCSLCNALLDMYAKCGDLTSSESMFARMESRDAVSWNSMINGFLHNGHPAKALWCFKEMIYLGVRVDTVSLSSAISASAALEELTSGQVIHGWGIKLGYKSDISCSNSLISLYSKYGDTEASESVFNEMVYKDVISWNAMIGGFASNGKTLETFDLLYKMQLTGYAQPDMVTLVTLMSFGAERMLLREGRSIHGYAIRKQMMSDALVINSLLDMYSKCNSVVKAEFLFDMIPKRDLVSWNTMISCYSQNRQSKEAQSLFKKLIHQCSQWSLSTLLAVLPSCISPNSLQFGKSIHCWQLKAGFSSNILAVNSLTHMYINCGDLTAAFMLLEKISAKEDIACWNTIIVGCTQNGHFREALATFNMMRQETNVRHDAITLVNVISSCGNLALIYEGKSLHGLAIKTFSGSETRVQNALTTMYGRCGHTKSARSVFGFCSSRNLCSWNCMISAFSQNKDGRRALELFHFLEFEPNEITIVALLSACNQLGFLRQGKQIHGHVFRFGLSGNCYVSAALLDMYSNCGRLDVACQIFTRSKEKSVADWNSMISAYGYHSNGKKAVQLFHEMCGSGLRPSKSTFINLLSACSHSGLVNEGLWYYSLMLSEYGVEPVTEHQVCIVDMLGRAGKLQEAYEFIKQIAREPEPGVWGAMLSACNYHGNIEIGRKVAEHLFGLEPENVGYYISLANMYVSAGGWKDAMELRQTIQERKLKKLPAYSLIDVGSM from the coding sequence ATGGGTAGTTGTTGGGCAGTTAGGTCCTTTAGGCACACATCAAAAGCAATCTTCCCAGGAGACTTCATAGGAATAAGGAGGTCCTTCTTCTGTTCAGCCTTGTTGCCTCAGCACCAAAATTTCTCAATTAGAATTGTTGTTAGCTGCAAGCTCAAAAATCCCATCTTGTTTATTGAATCATATGGCCTCTTCCCAAATGCTCATCCTCTTTTTACTGTTAATTCCCTTCATTTTTCTACTGTCCTTCAACCATCCGCCAAAATGCCCCAACGAGAGCCACATCAGCAGTATACCCAGTTTTACAATGTCCTTGATCTCCTTAAATCCTCCGTGGGAAGACCCAACCTAGTAACAGCCACAACCGCCCATTGCTCAGCAATCAAGATTGGTGCTCTTGCTCACTTGCCAGCTTGCACCTCTCTCCTCACTGCTTATTCAAGAGCCAAAGATTTCAACTCATCCTTGGCTTTATTTGACGAATTTGATGACAAAGATATCATCTTTAGGAATGCTATAATCAGTGCTGCTGTTGAAAATAAGTCCTATGGTGTTGCCATGCAGTTTTTTGTTGAAATGGTTGAAGTGGGTTGTGGTTTTGATTCTATAACTTTGCTACTTGCTGTGTCAGCTTTATCCCATATGAAGTACTCGATACATGGGAAGAGTCTTCACTGTTTGAGCATAAAAGTGGGAATGCTTTGCGATTGTAGTTTATGTAATGCTCTATTAGACATGTATGCTAAATGTGGTGACTTGACCTCTTCTGAGTCTATGTTTGCACGGATGGAAAGTAGAGATGCTGTTTCTTGGAATTCAATGATAAATGGTTTTCTTCATAATGGTCATCCTGCAAAGGCCCTGTGGTGTTTCAAagagatgatttatttggGAGTTAGAGTGGATACTGTGAGTTTATCAAGTGCTATCTCAGCATCTGCTGCTTTGGAGGAGTTAACTTCTGGTCAAGTCATTCATGGATGGGGAATAAAACTGGGGTACAAATCTGACATCTCGTGTTCCAACTCTCTGATTTCATTATATTCAAAGTATGGAGATACTGAAGCTTCAGAGTCGGTGTTTAATGAAATGGTGTATAAGGATGTCATTTCATGGAATGCAATGATTGGGGGGTTTGCCTCAAATGGAAAGACTTTGGAAACGTTTGATCTGCTTTACAAAATGCAACTAACAGGATATGCTCAGCCTGACATGGTGACTTTAGTTACCTTAATGTCATTTGGTGCAGAGAGGATGTTATTGAGAGAAGGGAGAAGTATTCATGGATATGCAATTCGTAAACAGATGATGTCAGATGCATTGGTGATTAATAGCCTTTTGGACATGTACTCAAAATGCAATTCTGTTGTCAAGGCAGAGTTTTTGTTCGATATGATCCCAAAAAGAGACTTGGTCTCATGGAATACAATGATCTCTTGCTACAGCCAAAACAGGCAGTCTAAAGAAGCTCAAAGTTTATTTAAGAAACTGATCCATCAGTGTTCACAGTGGAGTTTGTCAACCCTATTGGCTGTTCTTCCGTCTTGCATTTCCCCCAATTCCCTCCAGTTTGGTAAATCAATTCACTGCTGGCAGCTAAAGGCAGGGTTTTCAAGCAATATTCTTGCAGTCAACTCTCTCACGCACATGTATATTAATTGTGGGGACTTGACAGCTGCTTTTATGTTGCTAGAGAAAATTTCTGCTAAAGAGGACATTGCTTGTTGGAACACTATAATTGTTGGTTGCACGCAGAATGGCCATTTCCGAGAAGCTTTAGCTACATTCAATATGATGAGGCAGGAAACAAATGTTAGACATGATGCTATCACCCTTGTAAATGTTATATCTTCTTGTGGAAATCTTGCCTTGATTTATGAAGGAAAATCCTTACATGGTCTTGCTATTAAAACTTTTTCAGGATCAGAAACTCGTGTGCAGAATGCATTAACCACTATGTATGGCAGATGCGGTCACACTAAGAGCGCAAGATCAGTGTTTGGTTTCTGTTCCAGTCGAAACTTATGTTCGTGGAACTGCATGATCTCTGCTTTTTCCCAGAATAAGGATGGAAGAAGGGCCCTTGAATTATTTCACTTTCTTGAATTTGAACCTAACGAAATCACCATTGTTGCCCTTCTCTCTGCTTGCAATCAGCTTGGATTTTTAAGGCAGGGAAAACAGATCCATGGACATGTATTCCGGTTTGGACTTTCTGGGAATTGTTATGTATCTGCAGCCCTTCTGGATATGTACAGCAATTGCGGAAGGCTGGATGTAGCCTGCCAAATATTTACTAGGTCAAAGGAGAAGTCTGTTGCAGATTGGAATTCTATGATATCTGCATATGGATACCATAGTAATGGTAAAAAGGCAGTTCAACTATTCCATGAAATGTGCGGGTCCGGACTTAGACCATCCAAAAGCACGTTCATAAATCTTTTATCAGCTTGCAGTCATTCAGGGCTTGTCAATGAAGGTCTTTGGTATTACAGCCTTATGTTGAGTGAATATGGAGTAGAACCAGTAACTGAGCACCAGGTGTGCATTGTCGATATGCTGGGGCGAGCTGGAAAACTGCAAGAAGCCTACGAATTCATCAAGCAGATAGCAAGAGAGCCTGAACCTGGCGTTTGGGGAGCCATGTTAAGTGCTTGTAACTATCATGGAAACATTGAGATAGGAAGAAAAGTTGCAGAACATCTTTTTGGATTGGAACCTGAAAATGTTGGCTATTATATTTCACTGGCCAACATGTATGTCAGTGCAGGAGGATGGAAAGACGCCATGGAGTTGAGGCAAACAATCCAggagagaaaattgaaaaagctGCCTGCTTACAGCCTTATTGATGTTGGTTCCATGTGA
- the LOC18606913 gene encoding arabinosyltransferase XEG113 has translation MGGWRNAVQEAAGSKPLFLTIYATVIVGIVVSSFYVFSAIYSPSASTTQSVSTSWLSSPSLSQNGVSLSSGQSINISQPSGIASQPGSNNLRPIWEAPPRTSKMPPLKFFSLTKELVEERAKDNVIIVTFGNFAFMDFILTWVKHLTDLGVSNLLVGAMDTKLLKALYWKGIPAFDMGSHMSTIDVGWGSPTFHKMGREKVLLINAILPFGYELLMCDTDMVWLKNPLPYLARYPDADVLTSSDQVVPTVVDDRLADWKQVGAAYNIGIFHWRPTEPAIKLAKEWKDMLLADDKIWDQNGFNELVRRQSGPAVDDDSGLFYAFDGNLKLGILPESIFCSGHTYFVQAMYEQLRLEPYALHTTFQYAGTEGKRHRLREAMVFYDPPEYYDAPGGFLSFKPSIPKSLLLEGENNLESHFSLINYQMKQIRSALAIASLLNRTLVMPPLWCRLDRLWFPHPGVLVGSMTRQPFLCPLDHVFEVNVMLKDLPVEEFGPAINIREYSFLNNPLLPQQVKESWLDVQLCQEGTEDCHASSNTSRPGLLRFPKHSGEETFKTVFSAFKDVKVIQFSSMQDAFLGFSDKTREEKFRNRVKRYVGIWCCVDSHTPGHIYYDMYWDEKPGWKPAPPQTPEDDHPPF, from the exons ATGGGGGGATGGAGAAACGCAgttcaagaagctgctggtTCCAAACCGCTGTTTCTGACCATATACGCCACCGTTATAGTGGGGATAGTGGTGTCTTCGTTTTACGTATTCTCTGCCATTTACTCTCCATCCGCTTCCACCACTCAGTCTGTCTCTACTTCTTGGCTTTCATCTCCTTCTCTCTCCCAAA ATGGGGTTTCTCTTTCCAGTGGTCAGTCAATCAACATTTCTCAACCTTCAGGAATTGCATCACAACCTGGCAGCAACAACCTGAGACCTATTTGGGAGGCTCCACCTCGTACTTCAAAAATGCCACCTTTAAAGTTCTTTAGTCTAACAAAAGAACTGGTCGAAGAAAGGGCAAAAGATAATGTCATTATAGTCACTTTTGGTAACTTTGCATTTATGGATTTCATCCTGACTTGGGTTAAACACTTGACAGATCTTGGTGTTTCTAATCTTCTTGTTG GTGCTATGGACACCAAACTTTTGAAGGCTTTGTATTGGAAAGGTATTCCAGCCTTCGATATGGGCAGCCATATGAGCACAATTGATGTTGGCTGGGGCTCTCCTACATTTCATAAAATGGGGAGAGAGAAAGTCTTACTTATAAATGCTATACTTCCTTTTGGTTATGAGCTATTGATGTGTGATACAGACATGGTGTGGTTGAAG AATCCACTTCCATATCTTGCTCGGTACCCGGATGCAGACGTCTTAACTTCAAGTGACCAAGTTGTGCCAACAGTTGTTGATGACAGATTGGCTGACTGGAAACAAG TTGGTGCCGCGTACAATATAGGAATTTTCCACTGGCGGCCAACAGAGCCTGCAATAAAACTGGCAAAAGAATGGAAAGATATGCTTTTAGCTGATGATAAGATATGGGATCAGAATGGATTTAATGAACTTGTACGTAGGCAGTCAGGGCCGGCCGTTGATGACGATAGTGGacttttttatgcttttgatggAAATCTCAAGCTGGGAATTCTGCCAGAAAGTATATTTTGTAGTGGACACACTTATTTTGTTCAG GCCATGTATGAACAACTTAGGCTGGAGCCATACGCTTTGCACACCACGTTCCAGTATGCTGGTACTGAGGGAAAGCGTCATCGACTGCGGGAGGCCATGGTTTTCTATGATCCACCAGAGTACTATGATGCGCCAG GAGGATTCTTGTCATTTAAACCTTCTATTCCAAAGAGCTTGTTACTGGAGGGGGAGAATAATCTCGAATCACACTTCTCTCTTATTAATTACCAA ATGAAACAAATAAGGTCAGCGCTTGCTATTGCTTCATTGCTGAACCGTACGCTG GTTATGCCTCCACTATGGTGCAGGTTGGATAGGCTGTGGTTTCCACATCCTGGAGTTTTGGTGGGGTCAATGACTAGACAACCTTTTCTCTGCCCTTTGGACCATGTCTTTGAG GTAAATGTCATGTTGAAAGACCTTCCAGTGGAGGAATTTGGTCCGGCAATCAACATCAGAGAGTACTCTTTTCTGAACAATCCATTGTTGCCCCAACAA GTAAAGGAGTCGTGGCTTGATGTTCAGCTTTGTCAAGAAGGAACTGAAGATTGCCATGCATCAAGCAACACAAGTAGACCAGGTCTTTTAAGATTTCCAAAACACAGCGGTGAAGAAACG TTCAAGACAGTGTTCTCTGCATTCAAGGATGTCAAAGTAATTCAATTCTCTTCCATGCAAGATGCTTTTCTTGGTTTCTCTGACAAG ACAAGAGAGGAGAAATTCAGGAATCGTGTGAAGCGGTATGTAGGTATATGGTGCTGTGTTGACAGCCACACTCCCGGACACATATATTATGACATGTACTGGGATGAGAAACCAGGCTGGAAACCTGCCCCACCTCAAACCCCAGAGGATGATCATCCGCCATTCTGA
- the LOC18606914 gene encoding pto-interacting protein 1 isoform X2 gives MWFLGFSTRWRHLWIMGAILLVILVTMILKKFALYLEAQASKCADQEKLHREGKNNNDHQQPSRKSCSLCCNIGVVTRTYALEELKMATSDFRIRIGVGATSFVYLAEFDDGKFGAVKRVMEQRGGSKKVFLDEVSVLLRISHPNLVGLLGFCLEKGEQLLLLEYVPNKSLFDRMHTYHGQSSGILSWSNRLSIALDIARALDYLHSQADPPIIHRDVKSSNILLIDNNHAKLADFGLCKLGYDKPGCQNPTNIKGSFGYVDTNYLKTGLVSPKSDVYSFGVLLLELVTGLKSTQGSVTLADWTEECRKHHDVEVLAKMLDPKLNGDANLEQLKVLTDLANAALLENSEGRPDMSQIVDRISSCMEPQPHPPLPV, from the exons ATGTGGTTCCTTGGGTTTTCCACAAGATGGAGGCACCTATGGATTATGGGTGCAATTCTGCTAGTAATCCTTGTCACAATGATCTTAAAGAAGTTTGCCCTCTACCTTGAGGCACAGGCAAGCAAATGTGCAGATCAGGAAAAGCTGCACAGGGAAGGAAAAAACAATAATGATCATCAGCAACCTTCAAGAAAGAGCTGCAGTTTGTGCTGCAATATTGGTGTCGTTACCAGGACTTACGCACTTGAAGAGCTGAAAATGGCGACTAGTGATTTTAGGATTAGGATTGGGGTTGGAGCCACTTCTTTTGTGTATCTTGCTGAGTTTGATGATGGAAAATTTGGAGCTGTCAAGCGTGTGATGGAGCAGAGAGGTGGCAGCAAAAAGGTCTTCTTGGACGAGGTTTCTGTCTTGCTTAGGATTTCTCATCCAAATTTGGTGGGATTGCTGGGCTTCTGCTTGGAAAAAG GAGAACAACTTCTACTGCTGGAATACGTGCCAAACAAGAGTCTCTTTGACAGGATGCACACATACCATGGCCAATCCTCAGGGATACTGTCATGGTCAAACAGGTTGAGCATTGCCCTCGACATTGCTCGAGCCCTGGACTACCTCCATTCTCAAGCTGATCCACCCATAATCCACAGAGATGTCAAGTCCTCTAACATTCTTCTAATTGACAATAACCATGCCAAGCTTGCAGATTTCGGGCTTTGTAAATTGGGCTATGACAAGCCAGGCTGTCAAAACCCAACCAACATCAAAGGTTCATTTGGTTATGTTGACACCAATTACCTCAAAACAGGCCTGGTATCACCGAAGAGTGATGTCTATAGCTTTGGGGTCCTGCTGCTAGAACTGGTAACGGGTTTGAAATCAACACAAGGCTCTGTCACATTGGCAGACTGGACGGAAGAATGCAGGAAACATCATGATGTTGAGGTTCTGGCTAAAATGTTGGACCCAAAACTCAATGGAGATGCAAACTTAGAGCAACTGAAAGTCTTGACTGATCTAGCTAATGCAGCACTGCTTGAAAATTCAGAAGGGAGGCCAGATATGAGCCAGATAGTAGATAGGATTTCGAGTTGTATGGAACCTCAACCTCATCCTCCTTTGCCGGTATAA
- the LOC18606914 gene encoding pto-interacting protein 1 isoform X1 — protein sequence MWFLGFSTRWRHLWIMGAILLVILVTMILKKFALYLEAQASKCADQEKLHREGKNNNDHQQPSRKSCSLCCNIGVVTRTYALEELKMATSDFRIRIGVGATSFVYLAEFDDGKFGAVKRVMEQRGGSKKVFLDEVSVLLRISHPNLVGLLGFCLEKAGEQLLLLEYVPNKSLFDRMHTYHGQSSGILSWSNRLSIALDIARALDYLHSQADPPIIHRDVKSSNILLIDNNHAKLADFGLCKLGYDKPGCQNPTNIKGSFGYVDTNYLKTGLVSPKSDVYSFGVLLLELVTGLKSTQGSVTLADWTEECRKHHDVEVLAKMLDPKLNGDANLEQLKVLTDLANAALLENSEGRPDMSQIVDRISSCMEPQPHPPLPV from the exons ATGTGGTTCCTTGGGTTTTCCACAAGATGGAGGCACCTATGGATTATGGGTGCAATTCTGCTAGTAATCCTTGTCACAATGATCTTAAAGAAGTTTGCCCTCTACCTTGAGGCACAGGCAAGCAAATGTGCAGATCAGGAAAAGCTGCACAGGGAAGGAAAAAACAATAATGATCATCAGCAACCTTCAAGAAAGAGCTGCAGTTTGTGCTGCAATATTGGTGTCGTTACCAGGACTTACGCACTTGAAGAGCTGAAAATGGCGACTAGTGATTTTAGGATTAGGATTGGGGTTGGAGCCACTTCTTTTGTGTATCTTGCTGAGTTTGATGATGGAAAATTTGGAGCTGTCAAGCGTGTGATGGAGCAGAGAGGTGGCAGCAAAAAGGTCTTCTTGGACGAGGTTTCTGTCTTGCTTAGGATTTCTCATCCAAATTTGGTGGGATTGCTGGGCTTCTGCTTGGAAAAAG CAGGAGAACAACTTCTACTGCTGGAATACGTGCCAAACAAGAGTCTCTTTGACAGGATGCACACATACCATGGCCAATCCTCAGGGATACTGTCATGGTCAAACAGGTTGAGCATTGCCCTCGACATTGCTCGAGCCCTGGACTACCTCCATTCTCAAGCTGATCCACCCATAATCCACAGAGATGTCAAGTCCTCTAACATTCTTCTAATTGACAATAACCATGCCAAGCTTGCAGATTTCGGGCTTTGTAAATTGGGCTATGACAAGCCAGGCTGTCAAAACCCAACCAACATCAAAGGTTCATTTGGTTATGTTGACACCAATTACCTCAAAACAGGCCTGGTATCACCGAAGAGTGATGTCTATAGCTTTGGGGTCCTGCTGCTAGAACTGGTAACGGGTTTGAAATCAACACAAGGCTCTGTCACATTGGCAGACTGGACGGAAGAATGCAGGAAACATCATGATGTTGAGGTTCTGGCTAAAATGTTGGACCCAAAACTCAATGGAGATGCAAACTTAGAGCAACTGAAAGTCTTGACTGATCTAGCTAATGCAGCACTGCTTGAAAATTCAGAAGGGAGGCCAGATATGAGCCAGATAGTAGATAGGATTTCGAGTTGTATGGAACCTCAACCTCATCCTCCTTTGCCGGTATAA